The sequence tcgttccttcctatcttcgtgcggtcgttccactgagctattccttttggccccgctggtttgttctgcggaattggtacggtgagacctttgcgtttgtgccctcgggttctcacgctggatttcttcaagacgagcatacttctcaataattattcgaagatctccttctgtcttaggtacgcttccgtggatctcaaaaaacagtggactcattcggtctaatccccatttgtagcagttgatgcttactacgtGATCTACACTCCCTATAGCTTGGAAGATTttatgccatctgttggtgtagtcCCTTgtattctccttgtaaccaattgccagtgaaaagagtttatccattccggtgttgacaactttgttgtacatgtaggttctcaagaatttctctgcgagttgatcgtaggaattGATGgagtcaggtggcaggttgtcgaaccaagacaaagccgaccccttcagacttgatgggaaatacctacagaggacggcgtcattttgactccatcgggctaagatacgattataataccggatatgtgccgcgggatcactggatccgtcatagcattcaaaagttgggacagggcacttcagcggaatggGGGTGttttccaggcgatgagttaggggcgtggagttagcctctttcatcacctcttctagccttcctccgccttgtctggattttaactgcctgatctcagccatcatctcatcacgcagctcttccatcgcgaggtaatgtcccacgttctcatgctcagttgagcgtttctttcttcggtcCTCAATGTCATAATAATCTGAGTCTTCGGCTGCATAATCCGGATCAGATGCAAtgcttcccctagcggcgttttctaggatgattcttcggtctcgattaggctctagtgccttagaatttgcttcatccagttgttggctggtcttcgtgctttgaGAAATCCGATCTTTTAAGTCTTGATtctctctggccagcagagctacgacatctgcatagacctgctggctcttcttcaattctttgagCTCTGCCATTAGTCGATGAGACTGGttagacccctgattgggagttcctgcttgtacccctacggccatggtgcccccttcatctactgtgtgtattaagggtggtagaggatcagcttcgattgttggtatctccacgtTTGGTCCTCTCGGTTTAGTTTCCACCCGCGGTtctaaaaccactggtatagtTTGATTATGACTGTTCGTTGACGACATTCCGAAGGCTTGCGggtgtgcgggctgatgtgtcatagattctgctaccccttctctttgttgatggacttggtttgtaaccaaagttttgttagcttctgcagcctggagggccgcagcAGTCGCACTGCTCTTCGTCGCTGCTGATTTGAGAGCCGCggatgcaatggagttagtgttcataggtgaggtgatttccgcagcatcctgcctctgattagctgtcttagctttgtctcctttctgcttacttcgggtcatgaccagggtagtcctcggtgtttcctttgatgaggctttgttTTATCCTGCCTCTAGTGTCTTTTCCATCTTGGGtcctttctgcataggggaatttcaaataaagagaaccaaagatatccacgtgGATCGGGTTAGTGTCATTCGTACCCGAAAAACGTATGGAATAAAAAGTGTTTACCTTAAGAAAGAAAAGAGTTGCccgagggccttaataaaagaaaaaacataaagaCTTCAACGGTCttgttttcgcaatacaaatcctctataTCCGcagtgaagataaaaaaaaaggaaatctttTGAAAAGGCAAATCCGTAGCGAAAACTCGTGGATCTGATTATTAAGTCTTTTACTTAGTTTAAAGTACGccgcacgtgcaaatctgtgatagatagccgtggatttttCTGCTTTGAATTGATGTCCCTGAAGATAAAGACCataaacccagaataaaaaaggttttgaaatcaCGCTGAAGCCTTAGTATTAATTGGCTAATAAACAGATAAATGCTGCTAAAAATAATAgagcacaaccataatgcgcgtttaaggtgaaatcacaggataagataaatcttttactgggacaaagtccctgtttctagcgccagattgtgaacacataaatcacgagggattatacgtgttcacaaacaatgttcgcacataCTAAAAACTCTTGAATTAAATGGCACATGCATAAAATAAATGATACTATcggttcatcgactcaaagccctcGGGCTCATCACTGCCTAGTCGAATAATATCAGGAAAATGATCGTATGAAGAGTAAGACTACAAATACGAACATAAATACGAATCATAAGGGATATGCGATGAAtataaaagtgctgaaatataaataagacggagatttacgtggttcggcactaaggcctacatccacgggggttggtgtttcactatgtattgaatgtttACAAAGACGAATGAATTTTGAGTATACATTAGTCCGCGGAAGCAGGggatttacttactcttcctatttctctctcttatattcTCTTCTAAGGAttgtggattggtcgaccccttatctcttagtggagaggggtatttatagggttgaaacgtgggtcctacttctgagatgTCGTTGGaaacttatcttcttgtgctttgtgcccattacgcagaggtcttcggtatatgatgcggtctaagcttgaatacgaagagaTATTCTCGCTTATTCCACAAGCTGATTGACGCGTGTATAtctcttggtatttaatgcgggaagttggacgtccgctcgtgtcagacaagtgtctcttagtctggtcacGTCCGTGTAAGTCAAACtttctctcagccgttgatcttggatcttcctcgggatatgATGTACTAACACccgaggggtattatctggtgctcctctttgccatcatacctctgtgatcctcaatTCTTgtccgtcagatctgctgaccggtgatattttctgatgagatgcttccctaggttatgactgcttgttatcatgttttgatgtctcgctttgcatgctttccacgtgtctcttcctgtacacgtggtggatgatgaaatgtgtacatACACTTGTGTTTCATACTAGATTGAGTGCATGCCTCTTATGAGTATATATGCCTAATCAGTGTCTCTTGTTTGTATGAGACTATACAACATGTTGAGTTGACCAGTGAGTCTCACAGAAACGTTACCAGGAGTCAATCGTGGACATGTCTATGAGAGTAAAGAGCAAGCATGACTAGCTAGTGAGTTTAGTCGAGGATGTACTAGGAGCCAGTCATGAGGAGGGATAAACTGGTCAAGATCTAGAGAAGAGCTGAATTGGTCAGCCATAAAAATGAGTTAAACGAGTCGAGCTCTAAAACCTGAGGTAGTCTCACTTTGGAGCTGAGCTAATCCTCGTCTAGCATAGAGATGGACTACACGAGCTGTAGAACTGAGTTGAGCTAGTCAAGCTCTAGATTGCTGAGCTAGTCTGATTGACTTGGGTCGATCTAAGgcttattcctatgcacatgccaaaagaaaaaaaggatgtttggcataccagctggcATGGCAAACCAATTGTGCTACTATGGAAAACCATGGAGCGACCAAGTTTCTAGCGAGCGTTATTTACAATATCGCCAACGATAAAGTATTGTAAATAACGCTCGCTATTAACTTGATCGTTGGCGTTATAATCAATATCGCCAGCGTACGACATTCTAACGCCTATAAATACCACACCTTGTTTAGATATCCTTCACACTTCCCTTCTCAACTCTTTTGTTTCCCTTCTCAACTCTTATTCCCTTCACAATTATCTTTCGTTTTACTTCTTAAACAAAtatggagagaagaaaaaaaagcagAAAAGCCAAAGGATGTACTAGTACCCCAGCCAGTGGAATAAGTTTTGTCGTGGATACAAATTATGAGTTTAATAATTTTAGACAAGTAGCCGGTGAAGGTATGTTCTCTAATCACCTATCTGACCAAGAGAGAGTTAATTCGCTAAATTTAAGAGGTGGATGGACTGAGTTACATACGATATTTCAATTACTCCCCCCTGTTGTTCAAGAGAGAGTTAGAAGATATCCTTGGTGACATCTATATCATATACAACCTAGAAACCACAGGACTCAAGGAGTTCAAGTTATATTAGAACGATGGTGGAAGACCACAAACACGTTCTTTTTCAAGGACTTTGTTAGTTTTTTctagtaatttaatttttcaattatgtatttttctttataaaaaatcaacaaactctaattatgaataattgttgttaataggagttacactgatagatttgtacatgttaacgggaattccaTGTGCTGGAAACTTACTTCCATTTAACAAACTAAATTGGTTATCAGAAGATAGATGGAAACAAATACTTCCTTTATACTCAAATGAGTTAGAAGGAAATGATACATATAGACAAATAAAATCTCATGGGTTAAAGGTGGCTgggttgaaatttttttataagcGCTATGCTAGGAAAATGGATGAAAACAGGATAGCTGGTTCCCCGACCATTATGAGGAGATCGAAGGATTTGTTTGTATTGTGGACACTAGGATAATGTATATTTCCAAATGCTAGCTCAGTGGTGTTAATTGGTTTTCTCGAAGCATTAGAAGATTTAGATCAAGCACCAACATATGATTGGGGATCTCCGATTTTATCAGAGAACATGGCCCTCGGTGATTGCTCGACATGTGTCAAAGATAGTTTTAATGCTTTTTGGGGAGTTCTGGAGGTAAGCACCAATATTTTTCAcaatatttgtttgttattttcacatgaaaaatttaataaccaataatgttattattttcagtattggtggtatacatgGTTCCGTGTTTCAGAACCTTATCTTAAGAATCATACCAATGTTTTTCCGATCATACGGAAGTACGATTCCGAGAATTGGAAACCTATACAgattgaagatggtcaacataCTGCTATTGTTCATAAGATTCAGTCGTTGTGTAGAACAAGCCTTAACCTTATCTCCCAGCCATATGAAGCAATACCTGAGTTCGAAGAAGAACAAGCTCAGAGAATGGTACAACTAAGCCTTACAAGGATGGTGTTATACAACTCTATTTCTGAAAAGGGTGTTTGGTATTATGGTGAAAGACTACTTCTTCAGTTGCAAAGAAGATCAGTGATAGCCGTCAACCCTTATCCAAGTTCAGAGGTTTTCGAAGACGATTACTTCAAATTGATAAGGGAAGGTCATCATTGGCAAGAAGCTAATCAATTGATCCAGGAGCCAATGGACAGAAATGACTACCTATCTTGGTATACTACTATTTTCAAGCCTAATATTTCTATGCAACCGCAAAGTTTGGGTCGGATGGATTTCCCAGCTTTAGGTAAGATGCCACTTGCCGATGAATTTCTTCCTTCCCAACTTCCACGAGAGACCGGTGACGCATTTGCATATCCTTCTCAAATTTCATCGTCAACCATGCCATCATTTTCTTGGGATGTACAGACTATATCATCTAGAGAGATTGTTACTTATCCAGTTGCTTCTAGTGCACTTGATCGGACTCATCCATACTGGGGGATCAATGCTACAGAGTTGCATTATCAGACCCAGTTGAACGATTATCATGCTCTATTTCAGGGATTTCAGAGATTCCATTTGGATGAGTTACAAAAACTGAGGGAAAGCATGATGTTTGACATGAGTCAAGAATTTGAGGGTAATGATGGTTCAGGTAGTAGTAGGGATGAGTCCCAGTGTTACAGGAATGAGTCCCAGTGGTAGAGCTGGTAGAGGAATGACTCATTTGAGTCCCAACGATAGAGGAGTGACTCATTTGAGTCCCAGTGGTGGTGGAATGAAACCAACTGGAATTCAGCAAAGTCGTGGAAGTGAAAGAAGATTGAGACGTCGTCCTATGCAGGAGGTACCAGAAAGTTTTACTCCAAACCTAGTGTTAGATAGTCAAGTAGTACGTGGTGGTGAAGAAAACATTGGCTTGGATACAACTCTTGCACGTATGTTTAGTCATTTACCAACTAACATAATGACTCCAGGTGGTGGTGTGAACATAGCATTTCAACCATTGCAGCAAACTCCTCAAGAATATCCACAACACGTATTTCAAGATTTGTATCGTGTTCCCATGCGTCCTGAACCCATTGCTTATCAAGGTTATGGTGATTCTGATGAGACTCAAGCACCAAGTGAGTCTCAAACCGGCTCGCTAACTGATATGTTGAACAACACTCTTGATCCAGTAAATGCGGGCAATTGGATCTTTGGTCAGGGAGGAAATGGACAAGGTaattaggtatttataggggGAAACTGGTAGTCGTTGGATGAAGATCTGATAAGCATTGATCAGACCAGCGAGCGACAGCTTGACTAACGCTAGCGCTATAATGACCAGCGAGCGTTGGCttgaccatcgagcgatggacACTCTATAGCTCGCTGGAAATTCTGTCGTGTATACCTATATGTTATTCTTATATAGACATATGAATTTGACAGTTTGACATACCCATAATGGATACACATATGCCAAATATCACTTTTTGGCATTTGCATAGGAATATGCCTAATAGTGTCAACTTTTCCCCCTTAACTTTACGTGTCAGAAAATCACCATCTACACTAGAATAGTTGTTTCTCGTTGCTAGATTGTAGCCAAAAATGGCAAACATGGTGCCCCAGAAGCGTATATTAAACTGCTCAAGGCAGTGTCATAGCGAGAATGGACGACGGAAATAAAGCCACATTGATTCAGGTTTATCATGATCATGAAAGTATCATCTTTTCTATGTACGTGTCACATTGCTATTCGCAGATTACTCATTTCTCCTTCCAGCTCAGCTTTAATGCCCACTTCAATCAACAACTTGACATTCTATGAACCTTAgcctttcatctctttttctctaTCTTCTCGTAAGAAACGTAATTTACAGAAAAGTTAAATATTCCGATGGAAATTAAAGCTTTTCTTTCAATTTCCTGAGAAACCCAAATGCAATGGAAGCTTTAAATGCATCAAGCTTAACCCCAGTTTCAGTTCTTTCTGATAGAAGAACGAAACCCCGAAAAGCTTCATCACTACTTTCAATTCCTCAACTTAGTTTCTTAAAATCTTCTACTCCTAATGCTTCTTCTGCATTATCAAAAAGTTTGAATAGAGGTTTAGTTGCATTATCTTCTGTTCTTAGTAGTGGGTTTGCAAAAGCACTTACATACGAAGAAGCTTTACAACAATCTGTAAGCACAGACAATTCTGATATAGATTTTGATATCGTTGACAATGCTGTTAAATTTGTTACAGAAAACCCAGCAATTATAATTGGCGGATTTGCACTTTTAGGACTTCCATTAGTATTATCTCAAGTGTTCAGTAAGAAACCCAAGGCATGGGGTCTTGAATCTGCAAAAAATTCCTACTCAAAATTAGCCGAAGATGGAAATGCTCAATTACTCGATATTAGAGCAGCAGCTGAAATTAAGAAAATGGGTAGTCCGGATATTAGAGGATTGAAGAAAAAACCAGTTTCTATTGTATACAGAGGTGATGACAAACCAGGGTTCTTGAAGAAATTGTCTTTAAAGTTCAAGGAACCAGAGAATACTACGTTGCTCATTCTTGACAAGTAAAACTTCTCAACTGCTTGGTTTTGATATTATTAGTAGATTCCAAACTTTTTTGTAAACAAATAGTTgtagtcattttttttttcttctgataaatGTAACATTGATAAGAATCTAACCTACCGGATAAGAAATTTTGATCATAACAAACAGAAATGTATACTTAGTTAAGTTGTTTACTAACCGTCTTCTCTAAAAGTTCTGAGTTTacgaaaaaaaaattatgtggtTATTGATGTGCACATGAAGCCAATCTTAACTAATATCGCTCACGGTGATTGTTAGGAAGCTCAACACATCTTCAACAGACTGTTGAAGGAATATTACAGAACTTAATCATGTTAACGGGAATACTAATATCACAGAGCTATAGTATTGATACTATAGCTCTGTGATTCTCAAGTTTTGCCTTAGTTGTTGTTCCTTCTCTTTATCCTCTAATTTTGAATTTATGTTGTATTTTAAAACTAAGCAATTCCGTCCAAAATCCAAATTATAATGGAATTCAGGTTTGATGGAAACTCTGAACTGGTTGCGGAATTGGTAACTGTCAATGGTTTCAAAGCTGCTTACGCAATAAAAGATGGTGCAGAAGGAACTCGAGGATGGATGGTTAGTCTTCTTAACTATTACTTCTGATGTTCTAATAAGCATCCATATTTGGATATCTTGATACATGAATCGTGATGATTTATTCTGATGTTGCAGAGTAGTGGGCTTCCTTGGATAGAGCCGAAGAAGACACTAAGTTTTGAATTTGGTAGTTTGACAGAATCATTCAGTGGTGCACTTGGAGTATGTAGCTCGTGATTTATATTCCTTTTCTTCCATATATAGGCCTAGATATAGCCAGATTATTCTGTTAAGATGAATACACTAACTCCATTGTCCATTCATGCCTAACGCAGGAGACTTCTGAGGCTTTGTCACTCGCCCTTGGAGTTGCAGCAGCTACTGGACTAGGTCTATTGGCATTTACAGAGGTTGTGATTTCATCACTTCTCCTTCCTGGGAAATAAGCATTCCTTGCTGTTTCTTTGACAAGAACGTGATCATTAACAGTGTGATATTTTCTTTTTGCAGGTAGAAACAATACTCCAACTTCTTGGTTCTGCAGCGCTCGTTCAGTTTGTCAGCAAGAAGCTTCTATTTGCTGAAGTTAGTCTCTATATTCCTTCTCATTATATGATTATTAATAGAGTTGGAACAAAGTATATTATGATTCTGGATAACTGTGCATGTATCTAGAACAATGACTCCATGAACTAGTTTAATTATATCATCTTTCTTTAATTGCTTTCTACTGACAGAACCGAAAGGAAACCCTTCAACAAGTTGATGAGTTCTTGACCACAAAGGTTGCTCCTAAGGAGCTTGTTGGTGAAATACAGGTAAATTGTTCCTACTAATACCAGAGCTTGTTTGTGATGTAACATTTTAGGTGTctgttcatctttttttttttttttttttttttttttttttttttttgcgtactCTAATTCTACATGTAATTCAGCAAATCGGATTGTCTTTTCTACCGTCCTCCATTAGTAAGAAAGCTTTACCAGCACCTGAAGAAGTTCCAAATACTGATGTTACTAGCAACGTGCTTAAAACTGAAAAGGACCTACAACTGAAACCCGAGGCACCTGCAGAGGGTAATTCCATCCCCAAAACTGAATTTAAAGCAGAAGCAGAATTAGAGGCACCAACCCAAAGTAATTCCGCCGCCAAAACTGATGCTAAAGCAGAACCAACTCTTCGATTTCCAAGACCACTTTCTCCATACGCATCCGTAAGTCCCTACTTGTCATAGTCTTTCCTTCACTACTCGAACTTATATTTATTTCCGTTTTATTAATTAAGTGCATGTTTATCAGTTCAAGCTTTACATTTCTTTTAAATTTAATCTGGTTTTGCAGTATCCAGATTTGAAACCTCCAACATCTCCTTCCCCATCACAGCCTTGAAAGTCTCATCAACAACAAACGTGTCTTTGGGATTTTTCTGTGGACAAATGAGATACGTATTAGGAAGATCGCGCCGTAAGATGTGTTGTATATGTTCGTGTAAGGGAAGCTCAAGCTAAGAAGATGGAACAAAATAGAGTTTGTGTTGCGTTTGAACAAATTTTATAACTATATTTTGCTACTCCCCTTATCTCTTGTCGGCACTTttggcttagtttggtattgctgtgtTTTTTTTAAAATCACTTTTCTGTTGTGCGTTATTATGCTGTGCTGTGTAATAAAAGCAGTAAAAAGTTTGGTAAAATACAAATTAAAGCTAAAGATAATTTAAAATGCGATCAAGTCGTATTTGGTAAAATATTATATTCAActagtatttttttttgtaacaaatGAACAAGCATATCTCTGAAAATagttttttccaattttattgggtttaaaaccaattaatttttttattattaattatatATATGGTATTAAAGTTACTAATTATTACAATTAttatgattttgaaaaaaaaaaattcacttagCCACTTTCTTTTTTTAAATAGAAAATGATAATATATTAATTAAGCAATATAATACTGAAGgtctacaatttcattttttccGAAAATATTAGAAAGAATACTTTCTTTTTGCATTTGTTGATGCAAATGTTTCGACATGTGTTGTAGTCTTCTGATTCTTGCTTCTTTTGCCACTGAATCCGCTGCTGCATTGTGATCTCtatttataaattttatcttagCTTGTTGTAGTCTTCCAAGAATAGAAGTTGCTTCTTTTATAGTATTCCCAGCTGCCCAAGAAGTATTTGTTCCTTGTTTTATAATGCTATCAGCCAGAACTTTACAATCATTAGCGATAACAACACTTGAGAGAATATTGTCTTCTAGCCATTTTAAAGCATTTAAGAGGGATTTTGTTTCTGCATGTAGAGCTGAGGACGCCCAATCTGAACCTGCAGAAAGGTGCAAAAAAGCTTCTTGTTCGACCGCATAGAAATGAAGGCGTAATCCATGGATAAGTTCTCCTTATCAAATGACGCATCTGTAAAAATTATCGAGTCCGCTTTTAAGTTGTTCCAAGCAGATTTA comes from Papaver somniferum cultivar HN1 chromosome 7, ASM357369v1, whole genome shotgun sequence and encodes:
- the LOC113298987 gene encoding rhodanese-like domain-containing protein 4, chloroplastic, whose amino-acid sequence is MEALNASSLTPVSVLSDRRTKPRKASSLLSIPQLSFLKSSTPNASSALSKSLNRGLVALSSVLSSGFAKALTYEEALQQSVSTDNSDIDFDIVDNAVKFVTENPAIIIGGFALLGLPLVLSQVFSKKPKAWGLESAKNSYSKLAEDGNAQLLDIRAAAEIKKMGSPDIRGLKKKPVSIVYRGDDKPGFLKKLSLKFKEPENTTLLILDKFDGNSELVAELVTVNGFKAAYAIKDGAEGTRGWMSSGLPWIEPKKTLSFEFGSLTESFSGALGETSEALSLALGVAAATGLGLLAFTEVETILQLLGSAALVQFVSKKLLFAENRKETLQQVDEFLTTKVAPKELVGEIQQIGLSFLPSSISKKALPAPEEVPNTDVTSNVLKTEKDLQLKPEAPAEGNSIPKTEFKAEAELEAPTQSNSAAKTDAKAEPTLRFPRPLSPYASYPDLKPPTSPSPSQP